A section of the Leptospira kobayashii genome encodes:
- a CDS encoding adenylate/guanylate cyclase domain-containing protein, giving the protein MSKKILFAEDNSIQGVVLKRLLTAQGFTTVWGKNGKEALHLLETFKPDLIITDVEMPEMDGFEFCQAVKSHPEDKKIPLIICSSLSDPEDIIRGIEVGANGYVTKPYEETFLMYRINALLNNPIGDSEDEAPVNVNYAGKEYQITADKMHILQMLLSIYENTIKQNKELMAAQIEITQKAQALEKSLDESERLLKNILPIKIADRLKHQGYDEPESFSSVSVLFTDFKGFTDVAEFLSPKELVEQLDLCFAQFDAITEMYNLEKLKTIGDSYMAAGGLPETNSTHPIDTVRAALEIKDFMDTTKSIRINQGLPYWELRIGIHSGPVVAGVIGNKKFAYDMWGDTVNVASRMESSGEVGKVNISRATYELVKDFFDCEYRGKVEAKNKGTIDMFFVERIKPDLARDPEGKVPNQKFMEMYNKIKSQNLIPDI; this is encoded by the coding sequence ATGTCTAAAAAGATTTTATTTGCAGAAGACAACTCCATACAAGGCGTCGTATTAAAACGATTATTAACAGCACAAGGTTTCACTACGGTTTGGGGTAAAAACGGAAAAGAAGCGTTACATCTTTTGGAAACATTCAAACCTGATTTGATCATCACGGATGTGGAAATGCCCGAGATGGACGGATTCGAATTTTGCCAAGCGGTCAAATCCCATCCGGAAGATAAAAAAATCCCTTTGATCATTTGTTCCTCTCTTTCCGATCCGGAAGATATCATTCGGGGAATCGAAGTAGGTGCCAACGGATATGTCACCAAACCTTACGAAGAAACATTTTTGATGTACAGAATCAATGCCTTATTGAACAATCCGATCGGGGATTCGGAAGACGAAGCACCGGTTAACGTCAATTATGCCGGCAAGGAATATCAAATCACTGCGGATAAGATGCATATTTTGCAGATGCTTCTTTCCATTTATGAAAATACGATCAAACAAAATAAGGAACTTATGGCGGCCCAAATCGAGATCACTCAAAAAGCGCAAGCCTTGGAAAAAAGTTTGGATGAGTCGGAACGATTGTTGAAAAATATTCTACCGATTAAAATCGCAGATCGTTTGAAGCACCAAGGATACGACGAACCTGAATCTTTTTCCAGTGTCTCGGTATTATTCACCGATTTCAAAGGTTTTACCGATGTGGCTGAGTTTCTTTCTCCCAAAGAACTAGTGGAACAATTGGATTTATGTTTTGCGCAGTTTGATGCAATCACCGAAATGTACAATTTGGAAAAGTTAAAAACAATCGGTGATTCTTACATGGCGGCAGGCGGACTTCCTGAAACCAATTCCACACATCCGATTGATACGGTTCGCGCAGCTCTTGAGATTAAGGATTTTATGGATACTACCAAGTCCATTCGAATCAACCAAGGACTTCCTTATTGGGAACTTAGAATCGGAATTCATTCCGGACCTGTAGTCGCGGGTGTGATTGGAAATAAAAAATTCGCTTACGATATGTGGGGAGATACTGTTAACGTTGCAAGTCGAATGGAATCTTCCGGCGAAGTAGGGAAGGTCAATATTTCCCGCGCAACTTACGAATTGGTAAAAGATTTTTTCGACTGCGAGTATCGTGGAAAAGTTGAAGCAAAAAACAAAGGTACAATCGATATGTTCTTTGTGGAAAGAATCAAACCCGATTTGGCACGTGATCCGGAAGGAAAAGTTCCCAACCAAAAGTTCATGGAAATGTACAACAAAATCAAATCTCAAAATCTAATTCCTGATATATGA
- the cheB gene encoding chemotaxis-specific protein-glutamate methyltransferase CheB, with the protein MTETIKVLIVEDNPLIQAAYKKALSSVGGIEVVATASNGKEGIQFVHSANPDVIICDLNMPVMDGFEFTKIVMEENPKPILIISDLVQKEDEMNIFKVLQLGAVEVLPKPKVGGDISLLAEELGRRVKILSGVVVFKKRKPDDLIAASRPAAFDLNQKFKLLVIGASTGGPQAYLEILKDIPAGFPLPIVCIQHISTGFSESLVDWLKQISKLKVEIVKETISLEKGKIYFPLDDHHLVIDSDHLYVNQDPTIKGHRPSVDVLFKSASKSFQNQVLGVLLTGMGDDGAQGLKEIKDHGGYTIAQDESSSVVYGMPRVASEIGATKEILPLNQITRRILELCHV; encoded by the coding sequence ATGACTGAAACCATCAAAGTATTAATAGTCGAAGACAATCCCCTCATCCAAGCCGCTTATAAAAAAGCACTTTCTTCCGTGGGAGGGATTGAAGTCGTAGCAACAGCTTCCAATGGAAAAGAAGGGATTCAATTCGTTCATTCCGCCAATCCGGATGTAATCATATGTGATTTGAACATGCCAGTGATGGACGGATTTGAATTTACAAAGATCGTTATGGAAGAAAATCCGAAGCCGATCCTGATCATCTCCGACTTGGTTCAAAAAGAAGACGAAATGAATATATTCAAAGTGTTGCAGTTAGGTGCAGTGGAAGTATTACCTAAACCTAAAGTAGGCGGTGATATATCTTTGCTCGCCGAGGAATTGGGTCGCAGAGTCAAAATACTAAGCGGAGTGGTTGTCTTTAAAAAAAGAAAACCGGATGATCTAATCGCCGCTTCCCGTCCGGCCGCATTCGATCTTAACCAAAAATTCAAATTACTTGTGATCGGCGCATCCACCGGTGGTCCTCAAGCATATTTGGAAATCCTAAAGGATATACCTGCGGGATTTCCATTACCGATTGTGTGCATTCAACACATAAGCACCGGATTTTCCGAAAGTCTGGTGGATTGGTTGAAACAAATTTCAAAGTTGAAAGTCGAAATTGTAAAGGAAACGATCAGTTTGGAAAAGGGAAAGATATACTTTCCTTTGGATGATCACCATCTGGTAATTGATTCCGATCATTTATATGTCAATCAAGATCCTACCATCAAAGGGCATAGGCCTTCTGTTGATGTTTTATTCAAATCCGCTTCCAAATCATTCCAGAATCAGGTGTTAGGTGTTTTATTGACCGGGATGGGGGATGACGGAGCACAAGGATTGAAAGAGATAAAAGATCACGGCGGTTATACGATTGCCCAGGATGAATCCAGTTCCGTAGTATACGGAATGCCTAGAGTCGCTTCGGAAATAGGTGCTACGAAGGAAATTCTACCATTGAATCAGATCACACGTAGGATATTGGAGTTATGCCATGTCTAA
- a CDS encoding hybrid sensor histidine kinase/response regulator: MMIEDAEFRELFQIDSDEHIQKIESGILELESDPKNADVLKTIFREAHSMKGAAGLLGLKEIEGITHVMEDQLGKLTKGLTEYRASDADRIYYALDMLKLLVEEAVTGKKADVDLAKTIAILNGTEQLAVSSVQSSARAVADTASHKEVAPVLKNEPPSEKNSDAKESEKKDTKPPVKKAEPSKFKIDTMRVDPVKLDSLLGYAGELTVSKNRIQKRATEIFDLLFLAEDQTKQWNDKKKLFSEWERYAKHFQLPPSFLEAIRSLHADEKRKWDGFTQKLSSLKVKSIQDSAKLDLIAQKMEEGIQNVRLLPLSSVFDIFPRTVRDMSRELGKEVYLTLEGGNVTADKLVIEELKDPLMHLLRNSLDHGIETREEREKENKPNPARIRVGGKQINNAIWIEIEDDGRGLDLAKIKARAVQKEIYTEEEVNSFSESEIQEIIFHPGFSTREQVTNVSGRGVGMDVVKSFVEKFKGSITIDSTLHLGTKFTLKLPINFSTNHVLIIHLNGWKYGIPTEHIDQSLFIKPEQILSVEGKPAISLGEEPIRLVYLNDYLPLRYPKETNSKSGKNLSCMVLRYNGEKLAIIIDSILDKQEILLKPFTGILENVPKLAGTTILESGEICYMIQVPELMIDVKGKSTDHSRVFDETQVKTVKTILVAEDSLITRAQVQRILEENGYQVVTAVDGQDAFEKFQKSDFSLVITDVEMPRKDGITLVRNIRDTKDTPIIVLTSLGSEEQIQKGKDAGANSYLIKSQFDQNVLLHTVERLLAE, from the coding sequence ATGATGATCGAAGATGCGGAGTTTCGCGAACTCTTTCAGATTGATAGTGATGAACATATTCAGAAAATAGAATCTGGTATTTTAGAACTCGAATCTGATCCCAAAAACGCAGATGTATTAAAAACCATCTTCAGGGAAGCCCATAGCATGAAAGGTGCTGCGGGGCTACTAGGCCTGAAAGAAATCGAAGGAATCACACATGTTATGGAAGACCAACTTGGTAAGCTTACCAAAGGTCTTACGGAATATCGTGCAAGTGATGCGGATCGGATTTATTATGCATTGGATATGTTGAAGCTTCTTGTGGAAGAAGCCGTAACTGGAAAAAAAGCCGATGTCGATTTGGCAAAGACGATTGCCATCCTGAATGGTACGGAACAACTTGCCGTTTCCTCCGTGCAATCTTCGGCACGTGCCGTGGCCGATACGGCTTCTCATAAAGAAGTTGCTCCCGTATTGAAGAACGAACCTCCCTCGGAAAAAAATTCCGATGCTAAGGAGTCCGAAAAAAAAGATACCAAACCACCTGTTAAAAAAGCGGAACCTAGCAAATTCAAAATCGATACAATGCGTGTGGATCCGGTCAAATTGGATTCTTTACTCGGTTATGCGGGGGAACTTACAGTTAGCAAGAACCGAATCCAAAAAAGAGCCACTGAGATATTCGATTTGCTTTTTCTTGCGGAAGATCAGACGAAACAATGGAACGATAAGAAGAAATTATTTTCGGAATGGGAAAGATATGCAAAACATTTCCAACTCCCTCCCAGTTTTTTAGAAGCCATCCGGTCTCTTCATGCGGATGAGAAAAGAAAATGGGACGGGTTTACCCAAAAACTTTCTTCCCTAAAAGTAAAATCGATCCAAGATTCCGCAAAACTCGATTTGATTGCACAAAAAATGGAAGAGGGGATACAGAATGTACGGCTTCTTCCTCTTTCCTCCGTGTTTGATATTTTTCCCAGAACCGTTCGGGATATGAGTCGTGAATTGGGTAAGGAAGTTTATCTGACTCTTGAAGGTGGAAATGTCACTGCGGACAAATTGGTCATTGAAGAATTGAAAGATCCTTTGATGCATCTACTCAGAAATTCTTTGGATCATGGAATTGAAACAAGAGAAGAAAGAGAAAAGGAAAACAAGCCTAACCCCGCCCGCATCAGAGTGGGAGGTAAGCAAATCAATAACGCGATTTGGATAGAAATTGAGGATGACGGTCGCGGTTTGGATCTGGCTAAGATCAAAGCTCGTGCAGTTCAAAAAGAAATTTATACGGAAGAGGAAGTGAATTCTTTTTCCGAATCCGAAATACAGGAAATTATCTTTCATCCCGGTTTTTCCACGAGAGAGCAAGTAACGAATGTTTCCGGGCGTGGAGTGGGAATGGATGTGGTTAAATCCTTTGTGGAAAAATTCAAAGGATCCATCACGATTGATTCCACACTTCATTTGGGAACCAAGTTTACATTAAAACTTCCGATCAATTTCAGCACAAATCATGTTTTAATCATCCATCTGAACGGATGGAAATACGGAATTCCAACCGAACACATTGACCAAAGTTTATTTATCAAACCGGAACAAATTTTATCCGTAGAAGGAAAACCTGCAATCTCGCTCGGAGAGGAACCGATCCGATTGGTTTATCTGAATGATTATCTTCCTTTGCGATATCCCAAAGAAACAAATTCCAAATCGGGCAAAAATCTATCCTGCATGGTTCTTCGTTATAACGGGGAAAAACTTGCGATTATCATAGACTCTATTTTGGATAAACAGGAAATTCTTTTGAAACCGTTTACAGGAATTCTGGAAAATGTTCCTAAGCTTGCTGGAACCACCATACTTGAGTCAGGTGAGATATGTTATATGATTCAGGTTCCCGAACTGATGATTGATGTAAAAGGCAAATCAACGGATCATTCCCGAGTTTTTGATGAAACGCAAGTAAAAACGGTAAAAACCATTTTGGTAGCCGAAGACAGTTTAATTACAAGAGCGCAAGTACAAAGGATTTTGGAAGAGAACGGATACCAGGTTGTCACTGCGGTGGATGGGCAGGATGCATTTGAAAAATTCCAAAAATCGGATTTTTCTCTGGTCATTACCGACGTGGAGATGCCCAGAAAAGACGGAATCACTCTTGTCAGAAATATAAGAGATACAAAAGATACTCCTATCATTGTTTTGACCAGCCTCGGTTCCGAGGAACAAATTCAAAAAGGGAAGGATGCCGGTGCCAATAGCTATTTAATTAAATCCCAGTTTGATCAAAACGTGCTTTTACATACAGTAGAAAGACTACTCGCAGAATAA
- a CDS encoding methyl-accepting chemotaxis protein codes for MDGNLLKRRLQGFSLKIRLLIFSIGSVVLVSVSLSFMYLYIAKNAIVENFELQMNSIREAKKLQIETYFKNKRSDLTAFDGSLDIIIAYNEFKAAYQILRAQSSRAGAEAYLQEKYIYQNPNPIGKKDQLEDALDGSEYSRVHKKFQSFFRSYIKQKYFYDLFIVDNDGTLLYTVFKENDYATNLLEGKYKDTNIGRLFRKARTSNDPGEVLYVDFENYAPSNGDPASFIAMPIVINGKTEAVLMAQMPIDEINESMKDSFLGQNGAVYLVGKDKLFRTYDYRYPNEEFILRKRNDSPVVDLAFSDQIGVKQTLNYRGEEVFTSYMPIEIMGTKYALISEYEADAALVLLKEIKVKILSAFLILIGVIVAITFFVSRAISNPIVQAVTILSSSTREIAATIEQQEKTAQMQSASVNQTSTTMAELGSSAKHTAEQSQTVSEKSRDAQESAKDGTHKITEMVHSMEDLKDKVLVISDQILQLSEKNNQIGNIIGLVSDIANQTNMLALNAAVEAARAGEYGKGFAVVAGEIRKLADESKRSAEKIQDILSEIKKATDSTVMAAEEGNKKVDRSATLGQEVVRAFDGVYQSINGVFTSTEQITLNVKQQSIAINEVVQAMTSLNRGSQETSTGITQTKQGIQQVKEATLSLKHTVDGNKTTII; via the coding sequence ATGGATGGAAATTTACTAAAGAGAAGATTGCAAGGTTTCAGCCTAAAGATACGGTTGCTTATTTTTTCCATAGGTTCCGTGGTTCTCGTTTCTGTTAGTTTGTCTTTCATGTATCTCTATATTGCAAAAAACGCAATCGTAGAAAACTTCGAACTCCAAATGAACAGTATCAGGGAAGCGAAAAAACTTCAGATTGAGACTTATTTTAAAAACAAAAGATCGGATCTGACTGCATTTGACGGCTCACTGGATATCATCATTGCTTATAACGAATTTAAAGCTGCGTATCAAATTCTTCGCGCACAATCTTCCCGCGCAGGTGCGGAAGCTTACTTACAGGAAAAATATATTTATCAAAACCCGAATCCTATCGGGAAAAAAGACCAATTGGAAGATGCTTTGGACGGATCGGAATACAGTAGGGTCCACAAAAAGTTCCAATCGTTCTTCAGAAGTTATATCAAACAAAAATACTTTTACGACCTCTTCATCGTGGATAATGACGGAACTTTATTATATACCGTTTTTAAAGAAAACGATTACGCTACCAATCTTTTGGAAGGAAAATACAAAGACACGAACATAGGAAGACTCTTCCGTAAAGCGCGCACATCGAATGATCCGGGTGAAGTACTGTATGTTGATTTTGAAAACTATGCTCCTTCCAATGGAGATCCCGCTTCTTTCATTGCCATGCCCATCGTGATTAACGGTAAAACGGAAGCGGTGCTGATGGCACAAATGCCGATCGATGAAATCAACGAGTCCATGAAAGATAGTTTTCTCGGACAGAACGGAGCGGTTTATCTGGTAGGCAAAGATAAATTATTCAGAACTTACGATTACAGATATCCGAATGAGGAATTCATCTTAAGAAAAAGGAATGATTCTCCCGTGGTCGATTTGGCATTCAGTGACCAAATCGGTGTTAAACAAACATTGAATTATCGTGGTGAAGAAGTATTCACTTCCTATATGCCGATCGAAATTATGGGAACAAAGTATGCTTTGATTTCCGAATACGAAGCAGATGCAGCCCTGGTATTATTGAAAGAGATCAAAGTGAAAATACTTTCCGCCTTTTTGATTTTGATCGGAGTCATCGTAGCAATTACATTTTTCGTATCGCGCGCCATTTCCAATCCTATCGTTCAGGCAGTAACCATCCTTTCTTCTTCTACACGGGAAATCGCCGCAACCATCGAACAACAGGAGAAAACGGCACAGATGCAATCCGCATCCGTCAACCAAACAAGTACTACGATGGCGGAACTCGGTTCCAGTGCAAAACACACCGCAGAACAGTCGCAAACGGTTTCGGAAAAATCAAGAGATGCGCAGGAATCCGCAAAAGACGGAACTCATAAAATCACAGAGATGGTTCATTCGATGGAAGATCTGAAAGACAAGGTTCTTGTCATTAGCGATCAGATCCTTCAATTATCTGAGAAAAACAATCAAATCGGAAATATCATCGGACTTGTTTCCGATATCGCCAACCAAACCAATATGCTCGCATTGAATGCCGCTGTCGAAGCTGCGAGGGCGGGAGAATATGGAAAAGGTTTTGCCGTTGTGGCGGGTGAAATTCGCAAACTCGCTGACGAATCGAAAAGATCGGCGGAAAAAATCCAAGATATACTTTCCGAAATCAAAAAGGCGACAGATTCCACCGTAATGGCGGCGGAAGAGGGCAATAAAAAAGTGGATCGATCGGCAACGCTCGGGCAGGAAGTTGTACGCGCGTTTGACGGAGTATACCAATCCATCAACGGGGTGTTTACAAGCACGGAACAGATCACTTTGAATGTAAAACAACAATCAATTGCGATCAACGAAGTTGTGCAGGCCATGACCAGTCTGAATCGCGGCTCGCAGGAAACTTCAACTGGAATTACCCAAACGAAACAGGGAATCCAACAAGTGAAAGAAGCAACTTTAAGTCTGAAACATACGGTCGATGGTAACAAAACAACAATTATATGA
- a CDS encoding chemotaxis protein CheW, with amino-acid sequence MTEISDWLLFEMRDRQFAVEAQVVKEILWLLPLTPTTMGGTGFFATFPLRGEIVPVFDPFFYWGTKPSPYESSYQLLLLNSGTAIPIAKVSEVISWENPKRKSDSDSSGVWEERVWKNKVVTLLDVDHFHPGGRKNFDLTEDGSEEEDGDPEPEKSWDEFFIKGEERSKLAWFEETYGQIEDDEVSELEFRAISYSDSVTPVDHGGLEPISIVKVADESYGISLDSVLEFSDPSHLTPVPGMSPVLKGCMNLRGEVLPVLGLDEILGNQIKRPFGFGKVVIIKSETSQFGLLVDELVDVVYKKEDEKRTPPLGTKDYGGVLESSYRHGDGFINLLSIPTILKKIKQELS; translated from the coding sequence ATGACTGAAATCTCAGACTGGCTTTTATTCGAAATGCGAGACAGACAATTTGCGGTGGAAGCGCAAGTTGTAAAAGAGATTTTATGGTTACTCCCTCTGACTCCTACTACGATGGGAGGAACCGGATTTTTCGCCACATTCCCTTTGCGGGGAGAAATCGTTCCGGTCTTTGATCCGTTTTTTTATTGGGGAACGAAACCTTCACCTTACGAAAGTTCGTATCAATTATTATTATTGAATTCAGGCACAGCCATTCCTATTGCAAAAGTATCCGAAGTGATCTCTTGGGAAAATCCTAAAAGAAAATCGGATTCGGATTCCAGCGGAGTTTGGGAAGAAAGGGTTTGGAAAAATAAAGTGGTGACCTTGCTGGATGTGGATCATTTCCACCCAGGCGGCAGAAAGAATTTTGACCTGACCGAAGATGGATCGGAAGAGGAAGACGGAGATCCAGAGCCTGAAAAGTCTTGGGATGAGTTTTTTATCAAAGGTGAAGAAAGATCCAAGCTGGCTTGGTTTGAAGAAACCTACGGACAAATTGAGGATGATGAAGTCAGTGAATTGGAATTTCGGGCCATTTCCTATTCCGACTCAGTGACTCCGGTGGATCATGGCGGTTTGGAGCCGATCTCCATTGTAAAAGTGGCTGATGAGAGTTATGGAATTTCATTGGATTCGGTTTTGGAATTTTCCGATCCAAGTCATTTAACGCCTGTTCCTGGAATGTCTCCCGTATTGAAAGGATGCATGAACTTAAGAGGCGAAGTTTTGCCCGTTCTGGGTTTGGATGAAATTTTGGGAAACCAAATCAAAAGACCTTTCGGATTCGGGAAAGTGGTAATTATTAAATCGGAAACCAGTCAATTCGGACTACTTGTGGATGAATTGGTGGATGTTGTTTATAAGAAAGAAGATGAAAAGAGGACTCCTCCTCTTGGAACGAAAGATTATGGCGGGGTATTGGAATCTTCCTACCGACACGGGGACGGATTTATCAATCTGTTGAGTATCCCCACCATATTAAAAAAAATAAAACAAGAATTAAGTTAG
- a CDS encoding CheR family methyltransferase, with the protein MIESYYQGLSESLLQKTGIRIDAKEKWDLIRNHFQEFQLVPLLENPNHPLWDKLFNVLNISETYFNRDPIQLRSIFRRILPEYIKKTNKRTLSVWSAGSSTGEEAYTLALFLQVMKEEGEIEDYRVLGTDLQKKSIEIAVKGEYYPYSIRNELPKGFSDFLIISENSVRVHSDIQSKVEFLEGNLLSPMHASFDLIVCRNVFIYLDEISKQTILSHFTDSILPWGNIILGHAEYSNIPPNDLKVISIASETSYFQKIGKPENPPKESSVRPEENNPAKHPPAPDKPVSVRENHSSRDLGSSPLSERETISAGSQDRGNAIGTGNSLSLAFQEKERGNWEQAHFFWKQALYEDPYAISAYYELANYFWEKGDRKTARSYQAQAQTVLKNDPTRVDFIKKSGNWVSEWDEFLNHSL; encoded by the coding sequence ATGATAGAATCCTACTACCAAGGCTTAAGCGAATCTCTTTTGCAAAAAACCGGAATCCGGATCGATGCAAAGGAAAAATGGGATCTCATTCGGAATCATTTTCAGGAATTCCAATTGGTTCCCCTTTTGGAAAATCCGAATCATCCTCTTTGGGACAAGTTATTCAACGTATTAAATATTTCCGAAACCTATTTTAACCGGGATCCCATTCAACTTAGGTCGATCTTCCGCCGGATTTTACCTGAATATATAAAAAAAACAAACAAGCGGACGTTATCCGTTTGGAGTGCAGGTTCTTCCACGGGGGAAGAAGCATACACTCTTGCATTGTTTTTGCAAGTGATGAAAGAAGAGGGAGAGATCGAAGATTATCGAGTGTTAGGGACCGACTTACAAAAAAAGTCGATCGAAATCGCGGTCAAGGGAGAGTATTATCCTTATTCGATTCGAAATGAATTGCCGAAAGGTTTCTCCGATTTTTTAATCATCTCCGAAAATTCGGTTCGTGTTCATTCCGACATCCAATCCAAAGTGGAGTTTCTTGAAGGAAATTTACTCAGCCCCATGCATGCGTCTTTCGATTTGATCGTATGCAGGAATGTATTTATCTACCTGGATGAAATTTCCAAACAAACGATACTTTCCCATTTTACTGATTCCATCCTTCCTTGGGGGAATATCATTTTGGGACATGCTGAATATTCCAATATTCCGCCTAATGATTTAAAGGTGATTTCGATTGCTTCCGAAACTTCCTATTTTCAAAAAATAGGAAAACCGGAAAATCCCCCGAAAGAATCCTCAGTGCGTCCGGAAGAAAATAATCCTGCGAAACATCCCCCCGCTCCGGACAAGCCGGTCTCTGTTCGAGAAAACCATTCTTCCCGTGATTTGGGAAGTTCGCCTCTTTCCGAAAGGGAAACCATTTCCGCCGGTTCTCAGGACAGAGGTAATGCCATCGGAACAGGAAATTCCCTCTCTCTCGCTTTCCAAGAAAAGGAGAGGGGAAATTGGGAACAGGCGCATTTTTTCTGGAAACAGGCGTTGTACGAAGATCCTTATGCGATTTCGGCCTATTATGAGCTGGCGAATTACTTTTGGGAAAAGGGAGATCGCAAAACCGCGAGGTCTTATCAGGCACAAGCGCAGACTGTCCTCAAGAATGACCCTACTCGGGTCGATTTTATAAAGAAGAGTGGGAATTGGGTCTCGGAATGGGATGAATTTTTGAACCACTCTCTTTAA
- a CDS encoding UbiD family decarboxylase — MPNIRSTHDFIQVLKREGEVFVFPKEVDPYLELAEIQRRVVERKGPALLFPQVKGTRFPVATNLYGSEKRIHLAFGEKPVKTIERLAKLAKEILPPKIGKIWKEKSLALLPFMVGMKRVSKAPVLANKLGPKGLLELPNFVSWPEDGGPFVTLPLVYTQHPESGNGNLGMYRIQLFNETTAGMHIQIHRGGGFHYYEAEKKGNSLPAHIYVGGPPALTIAAVAPLPEEIPELVFASFLMGEKLRITRNEKISPYPLVADADFAIIGNIPPYKRKPEGPFGDHYGYYSLQHDYPYLDVTNVYHRKDAIWAATVVGRPPQEDHYIAEFLQDLLSPMFPLVMPQVLGVWAYEESGVHSLAAAIVKERYFREAFMGALRILGEGQLSLTKCLLVTNERVELKNFSETFKTIVERCDPETDIHVFNHISQDTLDYTSGKVNKGSKMLIMGLGEPKFKDLPSSFNTGFKDKRFTNPKVFMPGVLVVQGSSFLKDDRLALSLLEENLGGFRFVFLVDDANDSVKSDHDFIWTMFTRMEPASDFYSKQIVENNHIRFMVPLVFDCRMKPWIPGVLVPDPETVKNVDEKFGSIIDSIFR, encoded by the coding sequence ATGCCAAACATTCGTTCCACACATGATTTTATCCAAGTTCTAAAAAGAGAAGGGGAAGTTTTCGTTTTCCCGAAGGAAGTCGATCCATACCTCGAGCTCGCGGAAATCCAGAGAAGGGTTGTGGAAAGAAAAGGTCCTGCACTTCTGTTTCCCCAGGTGAAAGGCACAAGGTTTCCCGTGGCGACCAATCTGTACGGATCGGAAAAAAGAATCCATCTTGCTTTCGGAGAGAAACCTGTAAAAACGATTGAGAGACTTGCTAAACTTGCCAAAGAAATTTTACCACCTAAGATCGGTAAAATTTGGAAGGAAAAATCTCTCGCACTCCTTCCCTTTATGGTGGGGATGAAGAGAGTTTCCAAGGCTCCTGTTTTGGCAAATAAGCTGGGACCCAAGGGACTACTCGAACTTCCTAATTTTGTATCTTGGCCCGAAGACGGAGGCCCTTTCGTCACACTTCCGTTAGTCTATACGCAACATCCCGAATCGGGAAACGGAAACTTGGGAATGTATAGGATTCAATTATTCAATGAAACCACCGCAGGGATGCACATTCAGATCCATAGAGGTGGGGGCTTTCATTACTACGAGGCGGAAAAAAAAGGAAATTCTTTACCGGCACATATTTACGTGGGAGGACCTCCTGCGCTTACCATTGCGGCAGTTGCGCCTCTTCCGGAAGAGATCCCCGAACTGGTGTTTGCTTCCTTTCTTATGGGAGAAAAACTAAGGATCACTAGAAACGAAAAAATTTCACCTTACCCTCTCGTTGCCGATGCTGATTTCGCCATCATCGGAAATATTCCTCCCTATAAAAGAAAGCCGGAAGGACCATTCGGAGACCATTACGGTTATTATTCCTTGCAACATGATTATCCCTATCTAGATGTAACAAATGTTTATCATAGAAAGGATGCCATCTGGGCCGCGACCGTTGTAGGAAGACCTCCCCAGGAAGATCATTATATCGCGGAGTTTTTGCAGGATTTGCTTTCTCCTATGTTTCCTTTGGTTATGCCACAGGTGTTAGGTGTATGGGCTTATGAAGAATCAGGTGTTCATTCTCTTGCTGCAGCCATTGTGAAAGAACGTTATTTCCGGGAAGCGTTTATGGGAGCACTTAGGATTTTGGGAGAAGGACAACTCTCTTTAACAAAATGTTTGCTTGTTACCAACGAAAGAGTGGAGTTGAAAAACTTTTCCGAAACATTCAAAACGATCGTGGAAAGATGTGATCCTGAAACGGACATTCATGTTTTCAATCATATCAGCCAGGATACCTTGGATTATACGAGCGGTAAGGTAAATAAAGGAAGCAAGATGTTGATTATGGGGCTCGGCGAACCAAAATTCAAAGATCTTCCTTCTTCGTTTAACACTGGTTTTAAAGACAAACGGTTTACAAACCCGAAAGTTTTCATGCCGGGAGTCCTAGTTGTGCAAGGGAGTTCGTTTTTAAAAGACGATCGGTTAGCGCTTTCCCTTCTGGAAGAAAATCTAGGGGGATTTCGGTTTGTATTTTTGGTGGATGATGCAAATGATTCCGTGAAATCGGATCATGATTTCATTTGGACTATGTTTACCAGAATGGAACCTGCATCCGATTTTTACTCCAAACAAATTGTAGAAAACAATCATATTCGTTTTATGGTTCCTCTTGTATTCGATTGCAGGATGAAACCTTGGATTCCGGGGGTGTTAGTTCCCGATCCAGAGACTGTAAAAAATGTAGATGAAAAATTCGGAAGTATTATCGATTCCATATTCCGATAG